TTCTTGGTGCTGGCTTATGATTAGGTTTGATGCTGTACAATTGTTGGAGGTTTTGAGGAACAAAAGATTAATGTTTATAGGAGATTCAATACAAAGAAGTCAATGGGAGTCAATGGTATGTCTTATACAATCAGCCATTCCTGACGGAAAGAAGTCCATTCACAGAATTCCTCCAAGAAAGATATTCAAAGCTGAGGTACATATGTTCCTAGTGTACTTTGATAGAATCAGGATAGTCTCTACGTAAATGCATTCTCTCAATTTCTGAAATCGAGTCAGCGTAGATTAATTTAAAATGTTAATTTGACCGTTTTTTTCTATTCAAAAATATTGAATTGCAGGATTATAATGCAACAATAGAATTTTATTGGGCTCCCTTTATCGTGGAATCAAATTCAGATCATGCAGTTAAGCACACTGTGCAGAAGAGGCTTGTACATCTGAACTCGGTTGCTAAACATAGTCAACATTGGGAAGGAGTCGATTTTCTTGTTTTCGAGAGTTATGTTTGGTGGATGTACAAGCCTATAATCAATGCAACGTAAGTTGTCATAACTTTAGATTTTTGTTAGAGGAAGAGCAACAATTGTAGTCAACTCGACAACTCAGACCTAGTCAATATTTTTTTACCGTGTCACACCAAACTACCCTTACTAAATGCTAGCATCTACCGCACAAAACTTATAACGATTTCCCTGACAATTCCACCACCGAAACGCCGCCATCTACTCCACCGGTGACAAAATCAATTATGGCCGAAAGAAAAAATCGATGCGCGGTTTTCTGTATTAGGAATGATCTGAACACCTTTACGAACATTAATAGCAGAGGTTTCCTTTTCCCTTGTTTATGAAATTCTCCTCTTCcaaatatttcaatgattaagTATTCAAATCATGACCTTGAATCTTAACGATTTTAATCTTTGTCCTTGATAAGAAACGATGTTTGATGTGCATGGTTTGATTGATGCATAattgcatatatattttgcttttagtTTTTACAGTTGAGGTCTTTCTTCCTCCCGTttgatgttttaatgatttaggTTTACATAAACATCTATATATATATTATGGGTTTGTTGGTTGTTTtacttatttatttgattttaaaGATCTGTTTTGCGCATCATTAAGAACAGGAAGAAGTCATCATATGAGTTTTCTTTTTTCCCGTTTGTTTTGGTCATCAGTGGTGGTGGAATAGCTTTAAAAATGGGTGGCATGGTTAATAGGTGAATTTAGTATGGATATTTTGGTCTTACTCGGATGAATATATTGACTAGGATGAGTTAGTCTCCTCGGATCCATTTTTGCTTTCCCTTTAACAAAAGTCTAACTTTATTTACAGCAGaaaacttctttttctttttatacaaGAACACCGTCTTATGAACACACAATTGTTAAGTCGGTGCTTTATTATATTGGATGATctaattgttttcctatttttCTCTATTGTTTGGGTTCAATAGAAATGGTCCTCTAGAAAATGTAAAAGAGTACAATGTTACGACTGCGTATAGATTAGCATTAAAAACTTGGGCAAATTGGATTGAATCAAAGATTGATCCCCGCAGTCAAAAGGTCTTTTTCATGAGTTCATCACCAACACATTTGTGGTAAGTTGATCTGAATTGAAACTGTGACCAAATGTAAGAAGCGGTGGTGGGTATTTTATACTGtaaataataatgaatttttgGTTGTATAGGAGTTGGGAATGGAGGGCGGGAAGTGATGAAAACTGTTTCACTGAAGCTTATCCAATACAAGGTTCATACTGGGGAACTGGTTCAAATCTTGACATCGTCAGAGTTTTGAAAGATGTCATAAATGAATTGAAGATAGAAGTAACTCTGCTGAATATTACCCAACTTTCTGAATATCGCAAGGATGGTCACACGTCAGTGTATACTGAACGAGGAGGGAAGTTGTTAACAAGTGAACAGAAATCTGATCCAAAGACTTTTGCGGACTGTATACATTGGTGTTTACCGGGAGTTCCTGATACATGGAATGAGATACTGTATGCACATATTATTAGTAGTATTATGTAACCATAATACATAAAATTGTCAAAATTCCATCACCATTTTATTTGAGAACCTAATTAAAAGATACATAAACAGAAGAAGGAACTATAATTGCCACCTTCATTAATTCAAGCCAAAGCTTACTAGTGAAGTGATTTGAAATTGACTTGTCCATGTGAATACAAGCCAAAGCTGTAAAAAGCGTTGACCagctcttttttcttttaattcaaACTTAGAAGAAATCTCATTAGCAGAAACCAAATACAAGCGATAGACCTTCCTAACAATATCAATTATATCACGAGaagcttaaaaaaaataaaaataaaaatcaggaGGAACATTCTCTATATAATAACGGATTCTTTTAAGCGTTCTCATTCACCGGAGCTCCACGTTGATTCTAACTTCTAACTTCTGGTTGATTCTAGCTCCGATTGACTCTGTCCCATCATTTACTTTTTTTGGTAATAAAATAttgaatttaaactaataaaattatttttctaaaaataaaataactaaatcttgaaaaaatcttcttgtctcggataacaaaatcttgaaaacgattttttcttttttttggaaacatATTTTTTGTTGCCAATGAGAATTTATCTCAAAGAATAAAATATTACCAAAAATAATTAAGTCATGCATAATGCATTCACGGTTTCACccaaaaactaaattaatcatgcatcaatcacaaaagtaatcaagcAATCAATCACATCATTGATCATAagattaatgaataaaaaaaaatgtccaatgcCCTGTTACAATTCTTCGAATCTCCCTTTTCTTAATTACAACTTTGTTCTATCAATTAAAATCAAATTGAAACTAACGAATAAGTTATTCTCAATGAATATTACACTTCCGATGATGAGAAACATTAGAAAAAGTGATTAAATTGGTCGTGGGTACTAACCTTTCGATCGTACGATGTGTCTCTCTTGCGAATAACTTTATTGTTGATCATGTTCGACAACAAAAAAATTAAGCAATCGTTAGAATTTGAAACAGAAAAATGGGAGCAAATATTGATTAGAGCAATATACCATAATTAAAACAaaatgatacaaaaaaaaaattaattaaataaggTGGATTTTTAATTTTCTATGTCTCGATATACACCATATTTTGTATACTAAAATGTTTCCAACAACTAATTATGATGATATGGAGATAATATAGATGTCCAAATTTTAAAGATTTTGATGGCTAACACGATTTTATTACTTAAATAAAATGTTGTTTTACCTATTTCGTGATTTGTTTTTTCTGGAAATTTCATGCTCATGATATCTATATAAAATGCTCGAGCAAGGTTAGGGTCACGTTATTTTTGTGGTGAGTTTTTTCCCGCCAGGGTTTTTTCTTCTTGCttttttattcatatttttattgttgttaataataatattaatgaaTATTAGATCTTTATGATGGTGTTTGGTTTTTCGCTTGCAGATGTTGGTTGTGCTTCTCTTTGCTTTACTGGCGATAAATCAACATTCAATGATGTCGTGTAAAGACGAGGTGATCAGTTTGATATTTTGTTTTGTAGAATCTGCGTTTTGAGTAACAAAATTTTCCATGGGAAATTATCAAAAAttattttgttatgaaaatttcaATTGATATTATTACCAAAATCTCTGGTTTTTATTTATGGAATACTTATGTTCATCGTCCGTGCGGTTATTTTCTCCTTTTTCTAAATCGGTAAGGTGAGGAACATGAAATTTTATTCTAATCTACGATTATCTTTGTTTGTTGTGTTTCCCTATGGTTTTCTATGATTTAAACATGCTTTGGTTTttgttgtcgttgttgttgtgTGATCTACTAGATCGGAAAGGCTTTGGTCATTCACGACgttggttttttcttcttcagtATCATTAAGGTAAGGAACTCTTTTTCAATAGTTATATTCGTTGCTTATATTTACCTatgcttttttatgtttttgaccCTTCTGTTatgtattttttgttgttttgttgttgttgtgtgatCTATCATATAGAGAAACAATTTAATCGTTGTGCAGTTGTTTGTTTCGTCTTATGAACTGATAAGATAAGGGATTCCTTTTTCATATTAATATTCGTTACTTATATTTCCCTACGGTTTTTTCCCTATGgtttttttgtgatttttcaTATTAGCTTCATCATGTGTTTTTTTGACCGAGTGAATGTGATGTCTAAAATTATTGTAGTTATCCCAAATTTTAGAAAATTTATAAATTTTAATATATTGGTTGATATAATAATATATCACTACTACTATTTATAGAAATTGTGGCTTTGTTGATTCTCTATATCAAGCACTCGACCAAAAGACAGACTTTGCATGTTTCTTTTACTTCTAGGGTTTCGTTCTTTCGTCTTTTGCTTCTTATTATTTAGGGTGGGGTTTGTCAATTAATTTTAACTACAATAAAAAGAGCCTGAAATAAAACGAACGACAATTCCgatgaaataaagaagaaaaaaaagattgatCATATTTATATCAGTAATTAAGATTTAATATCAAAATGCATAGAGTTACTGATGCTTACCATAGATTAAACATGCTTCCTCTTGCGCAAAGAAAAAGTAATGGCGATTAATCATATACAATATTCGAAGGACAAAATCATTAATAAAAAATCGTGACAAACAATGCATGATATTTAACA
This is a stretch of genomic DNA from Papaver somniferum cultivar HN1 chromosome 1, ASM357369v1, whole genome shotgun sequence. It encodes these proteins:
- the LOC113308385 gene encoding protein trichome birefringence-like 31 gives rise to the protein MTQRQSSSSFSRSDRKILTLFPCALVSLFVIGTTRLGLENFRSRTNSQFSELDRQISAWGKEGRDWMLSSSSTNILDQGTFMDQCNNVFDGEWVLDNASYPLYSEQSCPYLTKQVTCQKNGRPDSLYQNWRWKPRSCDLPRFDAVQLLEVLRNKRLMFIGDSIQRSQWESMVCLIQSAIPDGKKSIHRIPPRKIFKAEDYNATIEFYWAPFIVESNSDHAVKHTVQKRLVHLNSVAKHSQHWEGVDFLVFESYVWWMYKPIINATNGPLENVKEYNVTTAYRLALKTWANWIESKIDPRSQKVFFMSSSPTHLWSWEWRAGSDENCFTEAYPIQGSYWGTGSNLDIVRVLKDVINELKIEVTLLNITQLSEYRKDGHTSVYTERGGKLLTSEQKSDPKTFADCIHWCLPGVPDTWNEILYAHIISSIM